The following are encoded together in the Thunnus maccoyii chromosome 18, fThuMac1.1, whole genome shotgun sequence genome:
- the mosmoa gene encoding uncharacterized protein C16orf52 homolog B, with product MDKLTIISGCLFLAADIFAIASIANPDWINTGESAGALTVGLVRQCQTIHGRDRTCIPPRLPPEWVTTLFFIIMGIISLTVTCGLLVASHWRREATKYARWIAFTGMILFCMAALIFPIGFYINEVGGQPYKLPNNTVVGSSYVLFVLSIFFTIVGLLFAGKVCLPG from the exons ATGGATAAGCTGACCATCATTTCAGGGTGCCTGTTTCTGGCAGCAGATATATTTGCAATAGCCAGCATTGCAAACCCAGACTGGATCAACACCGGTGAATCAGCAG GTGCCCTTACAGTCGGTCTAGTCCGGCAATGTCAGACCATCCACGGACGAGACCGGACCTGTATTCCGCCACGGCTTCCCCCAGAGTGGGTCACCAcacttttcttcatcatcatgggCATCATCTCCCTCACAGTCACCTGTGGACTGCTTGTGGCATCACACTGGCGCAGAGAAGCCACCAAATACGCCCGCTGGATCGCCTTTACTGGCA TGATCCTGTTCTGCATGGCGGCGCTCATCTTCCCCATAGGCTTCTATATCAACGAGGTGGGAGGCCAGCCGTACAAGCTGCCCAACAACACGGTGGTCGGCTCCTCGTACGTGCTGTTTGTCCTCTCCATCTTCTTCACCATAGTTGGACTGCTGTTCGCAGGCAAAGTTTGCCTTCCAGGCTGA